The genomic segment CCTGGATCTGTTTTATAACACTCCCGCACGCCGCAAATTCTTACGTACTGAAAAAACAGAATTCACCCATATTGATGAAGTGATTCGTCGTATTGCACTGGCACGTTTTGATGTCAGTATTAACCTGCAGCACAATGGCAAAATGATCCGTCAGTATCGGGCAATAAAAGAGAATGAGCCTCGTGAGCGTAGGTTAGGTAGTATTTGCGGTACTCAGTTTTTACAACATGCACTGGCTATCTCATGGCAACACGGCGATCTGAAAATCGATGGGTGGGTTGTCGATCCCGTTGGTGCTCGTACACTGACCGATATGCAATATTGTTATGTTAATGGCCGCATGATGCGCGATCGTTTATTAAATCATGCGATACGTCAGGCATATCAGACCCAACTGGCTGAAGATCAGTCCCCGGCTTATGTTTTATATCTGGAGATTGACCCACATCAGGTGGATGTCAATGTGCATCCGGCTAAACATGAGGTCAGGTTCCATCAATCCCGACTGGTGCATGATTTTATCTATCAGGCAGTGGTTACGGTTTTGCAACAGTCCGGTGCTCCGGCCTTGCCACTGAGCGATAATTCAGCCGACGACGTTAACTGGCAGCCCGAAAATCGCGCCTCTGCCGGGGAGAATCGTTTTAATCGTCCGGCAGACAGCAATAATTCGCCAAATGAAGCCAGGCGTTCAGCGGGAGATAAGTCTTCTTCAGGGCAGGGTAGCGGTAATAGTCCCGCACCTTATACCCCGGGAGCTACACGCTCACCGACATTGGTAGCCCGTGAAAACGAGCTTTATCGCCGTCTGTTGCAAACCGATGCTAATTCGGATGATAACTTATCAGACACTTCATCTGACTCGGCTAAACCATCATTGTTTCCAGAAAAAAGTGCGCCATTGCCGGATGTGGCAACCACGCTGAAAATGCCGCAGTTTACTTCCCGCTCACAGCCAACATCGCCAATTCCCGCCTCAATGCTGGATAAAGGCGCGGCTCATAGTTTTGGGCGCGTGCTGTCAGTATGGCAGCCTTGCCATGCCATTGTAGAACGGGGCACGGTACTGGCTTTATTATCGCTGCCGATAGCGGAACATTATTTACGTCAGACTCAACTGCTACTGTCGTCGGAACCGCTTAAACCGCAACCTTTATTGATTCCACTGGCATTAACACTGGGTGATAAAGAGAAGCTGGGGATGACTAATCACAAAGCGCTACTGAATCATTTTGGTATCGATCTTTCGATTGAACGTAACCGCCTTCAGGTTCACGGAGTGCCTCTGCCTCTGCGCCAACAGAATTTACAGCAGTTACTGCCTGCGCTGTTACGTTACTTGGGGGAAAATGAGGCGGTAGATAAGCAAATGTTAACTCACTGGCTGGCGAGTAAACTTACCAGTGAGAATACCCAGTGGACTCAGGCCCATGCCATACAGCTATTGGCAGATCTGGAGCGTTTATGCCCTGAGCTGATAGCAAATCCTCCGGCCAATATGCTACAGCCAATTAACCTGCAGCTCGCCCTGGAGGCTTTACAGGGTGAATAGCGATATGAATACATTACCTACTGCTATCTTTCTTATGGGGCCAACGGCTTCAGGAAAAACAGCTTTAGCGGCAGAGCTTTACAAACATTTACCTGTTGAAGTAGTGAGTGTTGACTCCGCTTTGATATATCGTGGTATGGATATTGGTACTGCCAAACCAACCCGGCAAGAACTGGATGAGACGCCACACCGACTGATTGATATTCGCGATCCATCAGAAGCGTATTCCGCCGCAGATTTTCGTGCCGATGCGTTAACCGAGATGGCCGATATTGTTAATCGTGGGCGTATTCCTCTGTTGGTGGGTGGAACCATGCTGTACTTTAAGGCACTGCTGGAAGGATTATCGCCTTTGCCTTCAGCAGATCCTGAAGTACGTGAACGAATAGAAAGTGAAGCAATGCAGCTGGGGTGGGCGGTTTTACACCAACGCTTACAACAGATTGATCCGATAGCGGCAGCCAGAATTCATCAAAATGACCCGCAACGATTAAGCAGAGCACTGGAAGTTTTTTACATTTCAGGTAAAACTTTAACAGAGTTGACACAAATTGCTGGTGAAACGTTACCATATCGTGTACACCAATTTGCTATAGCGCCATCTTCCCGAGAATTGTTACATCAGAGAATTGAAGCACGTTTTCAGCAGATGATTACAGCGGGTTTTGAAGGTGAAGTTCGACAATTGATGGCTCGTGGCGACTTACATACTGACCTTCCCTCCATGCGCTGCGTGGGTTACAGGCAGATGTGGATGTACCTGAATGGAGAGATAGACCACGATGAGATGGTTTATCGGGGAATTTGTGCAACGCGGCAACTTTCTAAACGGCAAATGACATGGTTGCGCGGTTGGGAAAACGTCGATTGGTTAGATAGTGAACAACTGAAAAATGCCATGGAAAGAGTTACACGTGCTATTAGTGTATAGGCTTATGATTGTGTACAATTAATAGGTTATATACTTTAATGTACTCAATGGCTTTGTTTTGTACGAAATGTATCATTTTTACGCAGTTTATTTTAGGGCCTCTGGCTCTTGGTAACAAACAACAAATATATACAAAGAGATAAGGAAAAGAAAAATGGCTAAGGGGCAATCTTTACAAGACCCGTTTTTAAACGCACTGCGGCGTGAACGTGTTCCAGTTTCTATTTATCTGGTAAACGGTATTAAGTTACAAGGCCAAATCGAATCTTTCGATCAATTCGTTATCCTGTTGAAAAATACGGTTAGCCAAATGGTTTATAAGCACGCTATCTCTACGGTAGTTCCTTCTCGTCCAGTTTCGCATCATAGCAATGCGCCAACTGGAAGCGTGGGTAATTACCAGGGTGGTATGCAGTCACAACAGGAAGATGATGTATCTGAATAAGTTACTCAGTTATTTCTATTTGAGGAGTCATGCACTTGTTTGACCGATATGATGCTGGTGAGCAGGCGGTACTGGTGCATGTTTAT from the Limnobaculum zhutongyuii genome contains:
- the mutL gene encoding DNA mismatch repair endonuclease MutL, which produces MPIQVLPPQLANQIAAGEVVERPASVVKELVENSLDAGATRIDIDIEKGGAKLIRIRDNGCGINKDELALALARHATSKIATLDDLEAIISLGFRGEALASISSVSRLTLTSRTAEQNEAWQAYAEGRDMDVTLKPAAHPVGTTLEVLDLFYNTPARRKFLRTEKTEFTHIDEVIRRIALARFDVSINLQHNGKMIRQYRAIKENEPRERRLGSICGTQFLQHALAISWQHGDLKIDGWVVDPVGARTLTDMQYCYVNGRMMRDRLLNHAIRQAYQTQLAEDQSPAYVLYLEIDPHQVDVNVHPAKHEVRFHQSRLVHDFIYQAVVTVLQQSGAPALPLSDNSADDVNWQPENRASAGENRFNRPADSNNSPNEARRSAGDKSSSGQGSGNSPAPYTPGATRSPTLVARENELYRRLLQTDANSDDNLSDTSSDSAKPSLFPEKSAPLPDVATTLKMPQFTSRSQPTSPIPASMLDKGAAHSFGRVLSVWQPCHAIVERGTVLALLSLPIAEHYLRQTQLLLSSEPLKPQPLLIPLALTLGDKEKLGMTNHKALLNHFGIDLSIERNRLQVHGVPLPLRQQNLQQLLPALLRYLGENEAVDKQMLTHWLASKLTSENTQWTQAHAIQLLADLERLCPELIANPPANMLQPINLQLALEALQGE
- the miaA gene encoding tRNA (adenosine(37)-N6)-dimethylallyltransferase MiaA, whose product is MNTLPTAIFLMGPTASGKTALAAELYKHLPVEVVSVDSALIYRGMDIGTAKPTRQELDETPHRLIDIRDPSEAYSAADFRADALTEMADIVNRGRIPLLVGGTMLYFKALLEGLSPLPSADPEVRERIESEAMQLGWAVLHQRLQQIDPIAAARIHQNDPQRLSRALEVFYISGKTLTELTQIAGETLPYRVHQFAIAPSSRELLHQRIEARFQQMITAGFEGEVRQLMARGDLHTDLPSMRCVGYRQMWMYLNGEIDHDEMVYRGICATRQLSKRQMTWLRGWENVDWLDSEQLKNAMERVTRAISV
- the hfq gene encoding RNA chaperone Hfq: MAKGQSLQDPFLNALRRERVPVSIYLVNGIKLQGQIESFDQFVILLKNTVSQMVYKHAISTVVPSRPVSHHSNAPTGSVGNYQGGMQSQQEDDVSE